The Pseudomonas azotoformans genome has a segment encoding these proteins:
- a CDS encoding FecR domain-containing protein, whose product MNPSPLSLEAAEQAMHWQLELQAPDVTEQTRADWQRWREQDPAHELAWQHSQRFLQRMQDVRAPAYQALARATLLPAMSRRRVIKHLAVLLAAGTTAWSVKDTALVQHWTSDYSTTVGEQWRIGLADNTQVQLNTDTAIDVKYTAHARKIQVLRGEILVDPNLTDARPLWVQTAEGLTRAVSGRFSVRQRDGFTQLGADQGALSVQIPSRSLVLQANELVSFDAHTLLARRPQRNGELAWSRGMIVAEGMRLEDFLDELSRYRRGRLTCDPAVRGLRVSGTYPLSDTDRILAALGQTLKLDVQHFTRFWVTLNPRLNRV is encoded by the coding sequence ATGAATCCATCGCCGTTATCCCTCGAAGCCGCCGAGCAGGCGATGCACTGGCAACTGGAATTACAGGCGCCGGACGTCACTGAACAGACCCGCGCCGATTGGCAGCGCTGGCGCGAGCAGGACCCGGCCCATGAACTGGCCTGGCAGCATTCACAGCGGTTTCTCCAACGCATGCAAGACGTGCGCGCGCCGGCTTATCAGGCCTTGGCTCGCGCAACGTTGCTGCCGGCAATGTCCCGTCGTCGAGTGATCAAGCACCTTGCCGTGCTGCTGGCGGCGGGCACTACTGCCTGGAGCGTCAAGGACACGGCGTTGGTGCAGCACTGGACCAGCGACTACAGCACCACCGTCGGCGAGCAGTGGCGCATCGGCCTGGCGGATAACACCCAGGTGCAGCTCAACACCGACACCGCCATCGATGTGAAATACACCGCGCACGCACGGAAAATCCAGGTGCTGCGCGGTGAAATCCTGGTGGACCCCAACCTCACCGACGCCCGTCCGCTGTGGGTGCAGACCGCCGAGGGCCTGACCCGTGCCGTCAGCGGTCGCTTCAGCGTGCGCCAGCGTGATGGCTTTACGCAGTTGGGGGCCGACCAGGGCGCACTGTCGGTGCAGATCCCGTCACGCAGCCTGGTGCTGCAAGCGAATGAGCTGGTCAGCTTTGATGCCCACACCTTGCTCGCCCGTCGTCCGCAACGGAATGGCGAGCTGGCCTGGAGCCGGGGCATGATCGTCGCCGAAGGCATGCGGTTGGAGGACTTCCTCGACGAGTTGAGCCGCTACCGGCGCGGGCGCCTGACCTGTGACCCGGCCGTGCGAGGCTTGCGTGTGTCCGGCACTTATCCGCTGTCCGACACCGACCGCATCCTTGCAGCGTTGGGGCAGACCTTGAAGCTGGACGTGCAGCATTTCACACGCTTCTGGGTCACCCTCAACCCCCGCCTGAACCGGGTTTGA
- a CDS encoding TonB-dependent siderophore receptor, producing the protein MQGIASVTVATPLLLASTWVQAAPDLDFDIAAGSLAGALNQFGQASQILLSYPAALTVGKTSPGLQGRHDLDTGLAILLSTSDLQAVHGSANHYSLEPRPAGGALQLGTVSISGKAPGSTTEGTGSYTTQSSSSSTRLNLTPRETPQSLTVMTRQRLDDQRLTNLSDTLDATPGIIVLRDGLGSESDGYFSRGFQIQNFEIDGVPTATRMDNYTQSMAMYDRVEIVRGATGLISGMGNPAATINLIRKRPTAEARASVTAEGGTWDRYGTGLDVSGPLTETGNVRGRLVADYKTEHAWIDRYKQETQLLYGITEFDLSEATLLTLGFSYLRTDVDSPARSGLPTRFTDGSRTNLKRSLNTAPAWSYNDHEQTSFFTSIEHKFDSGWSAKAEFTHTENQFDEVFNYVNGSLNPDGSGTTQLPVRFSGTPRQDNLDLYATGPFDLLGREHELIAGVTLSKYKESVPSYGGWHYDYSSSPAGAIDNLLNWDGQSAKPVFNVTGKSSVDESQYAAYLSTRLRVTDDLSVILGSRVIDWKRETEDRPYGGSATRSDESETGVYIPYAGVVYDLTDNWSAYASYTKIFNPQASWVRDINNKALPPMEGKGYEVGLKGSFFDEKLNTSLALFKLEQDNLAIWIDTPGGNTYRNEQGTTTEGVELELNGELADGWQASAGYAYAVSTDADDKRIVTTLPRQSLKTFTSFRLPGAFNKLTVGGGVNWQSKVGEDLHTFSQGSYAITHLLVRYDVTPKLSASLNLNNLFDREYLSYAGNHGMYGPPRNLMTSVKYDF; encoded by the coding sequence ATGCAAGGCATCGCCAGCGTGACGGTCGCCACGCCATTGTTGCTGGCGTCGACCTGGGTTCAAGCGGCACCGGACCTGGATTTCGATATTGCGGCCGGCTCGTTGGCCGGGGCGCTCAATCAGTTCGGTCAGGCCAGCCAGATCCTGTTGTCGTACCCGGCGGCGCTCACGGTAGGCAAGACCAGCCCCGGCCTGCAAGGCCGGCATGACCTGGACACTGGCCTGGCGATCCTGCTCAGCACCAGCGATCTGCAAGCGGTGCATGGCAGCGCAAACCACTATTCACTGGAGCCACGCCCGGCGGGTGGCGCGCTGCAACTGGGCACCGTATCGATCTCGGGCAAGGCACCGGGCTCGACCACCGAAGGCACCGGTTCCTATACCACGCAGTCTTCCAGCAGCTCGACGCGCCTGAATCTGACGCCTCGGGAAACCCCGCAGTCGCTCACCGTAATGACCCGCCAGCGCCTTGATGATCAGCGCCTCACCAACCTCAGTGACACCCTCGATGCCACTCCCGGCATCATTGTGTTGCGCGATGGCCTGGGCTCGGAGAGTGACGGTTATTTCTCGCGTGGCTTCCAGATCCAGAACTTCGAAATCGATGGTGTGCCCACCGCCACGCGCATGGACAATTACACCCAAAGCATGGCCATGTACGACCGCGTCGAGATCGTGCGCGGCGCCACTGGCCTGATCAGCGGCATGGGCAATCCGGCGGCCACCATCAACCTGATCCGCAAACGCCCGACGGCCGAGGCTCGCGCCAGCGTCACGGCTGAAGGGGGTACCTGGGACCGTTATGGCACGGGCCTGGACGTCTCCGGCCCGCTGACCGAAACCGGCAATGTGCGCGGCCGGCTGGTCGCGGACTACAAGACCGAACACGCCTGGATCGACCGCTACAAGCAGGAAACCCAACTGCTCTATGGCATCACCGAATTCGACCTGAGCGAAGCCACGCTGCTGACCCTGGGCTTCAGCTACCTGCGCACCGACGTCGATTCGCCAGCACGTTCCGGTTTGCCCACACGGTTTACCGACGGTTCGCGCACTAACCTTAAACGTTCGCTGAACACCGCTCCGGCCTGGTCCTACAACGATCATGAGCAGACCAGCTTCTTCACGTCTATCGAACATAAGTTCGACAGCGGCTGGAGCGCCAAGGCCGAATTCACCCACACCGAAAACCAGTTCGACGAAGTCTTCAACTACGTCAACGGGTCCCTCAACCCGGATGGCAGCGGCACCACCCAATTACCGGTGCGTTTCTCCGGTACACCGCGCCAGGACAACCTCGACCTTTACGCCACCGGCCCCTTCGACCTGCTCGGCCGTGAGCACGAGCTGATCGCGGGTGTCACCTTGTCAAAATACAAGGAAAGCGTGCCGAGTTACGGCGGATGGCATTACGACTATTCCAGCTCGCCTGCCGGTGCCATCGACAACCTGCTCAACTGGGACGGCCAGTCAGCCAAGCCCGTGTTTAATGTCACCGGTAAATCCTCGGTGGATGAGAGCCAATACGCCGCCTACCTGAGCACACGGCTGCGGGTCACCGATGACCTGAGCGTGATCCTCGGCAGCCGCGTGATCGACTGGAAGCGCGAAACCGAAGACCGCCCTTACGGCGGCTCGGCGACACGCTCCGACGAATCGGAAACCGGCGTCTATATTCCTTACGCTGGCGTGGTGTATGACCTCACCGACAATTGGTCGGCCTATGCCAGCTACACCAAAATCTTCAACCCTCAGGCCAGTTGGGTACGCGACATCAATAACAAGGCGCTGCCGCCGATGGAGGGCAAAGGGTATGAAGTCGGCCTCAAAGGCAGCTTCTTCGACGAGAAGCTGAACACCAGCCTGGCATTGTTCAAGCTGGAGCAGGACAACCTGGCCATCTGGATCGACACCCCGGGCGGCAACACCTATCGCAACGAGCAGGGCACCACCACCGAAGGCGTGGAGCTGGAACTCAACGGCGAACTCGCTGACGGCTGGCAGGCCTCCGCCGGCTATGCCTATGCGGTCAGCACCGATGCCGACGACAAACGCATCGTCACCACCTTGCCGCGCCAGAGCCTGAAAACCTTTACCTCCTTCCGTTTGCCTGGCGCGTTCAACAAACTGACCGTGGGCGGCGGGGTGAACTGGCAGAGCAAGGTCGGGGAAGACCTGCACACCTTCAGCCAGGGCAGCTACGCCATCACTCACCTGCTGGTGCGCTACGACGTGACACCCAAACTGAGCGCCTCGCTGAACCTCAACAACCTGTTCGACCGTGAATACCTGAGCTACGCCGGCAACCACGGCATGTACGGGCCGCCGCGTAACCTGATGACCAGCGTCAAATACGACTTCTGA
- a CDS encoding GNAT family N-acetyltransferase has translation MTLITLTGTTVELLPLQREHKAALLDAAADGELWNLKVTNVPGPGTVDQYIDTALAGRDAGSVIPFTLVRREDGQVVGSTRFWKVDRVNRKLEIGHTWLALSTQKSAINTEAKLLLLTYAFEVLDCVRVQFTTDELNEKSRAAILRLGAVQEGIVRHERIMPDGRKRNSVRFSIIDSEWPQVKANLQAKLHR, from the coding sequence ATGACCCTGATCACTCTGACCGGCACCACGGTCGAACTCCTGCCCCTGCAAAGGGAACACAAGGCTGCCTTGCTCGACGCCGCCGCCGATGGCGAATTGTGGAACCTGAAGGTCACCAACGTACCCGGCCCGGGCACGGTTGATCAGTACATCGACACTGCCCTGGCGGGGCGTGATGCCGGTAGCGTGATCCCGTTCACCTTGGTGCGTCGTGAAGACGGCCAAGTGGTCGGCAGTACGCGGTTCTGGAAGGTCGACCGGGTCAATCGCAAGTTGGAAATCGGCCATACCTGGCTGGCGCTGTCCACGCAGAAAAGCGCGATAAACACCGAAGCCAAGCTGCTGTTGCTGACCTACGCGTTCGAAGTGCTCGACTGCGTGCGCGTGCAATTCACCACCGATGAACTCAACGAAAAGTCCCGCGCCGCGATCCTGCGCCTCGGCGCCGTGCAGGAAGGCATCGTGCGCCACGAACGCATCATGCCCGACGGACGCAAGCGCAACTCGGTGCGCTTCAGCATCATCGATTCGGAATGGCCGCAGGTGAAGGCGAACTTGCAGGCCAAACTGCACCGTTAG
- a CDS encoding SRPBCC family protein produces the protein MHVLDRIERKVLLNASRKQVWEALTDAEQFGRWFGIALKGKTFVAGQSIEAPITYPGYEHVIWKARIERILPQTLFSFWWHPFAVEEGVDYDQETPTLVEFTIEDRAPGILLRVVESGFDAVPEARRQKAFKMNSRGWDEQMGNIENYLSQARQA, from the coding sequence ATGCACGTATTGGATCGAATCGAACGAAAAGTCCTGCTCAACGCTTCACGTAAACAGGTCTGGGAAGCCCTCACCGATGCCGAGCAATTCGGCCGTTGGTTCGGTATCGCACTCAAGGGTAAAACCTTCGTTGCCGGGCAAAGTATCGAGGCGCCGATCACTTATCCGGGCTACGAACATGTGATCTGGAAGGCCAGGATCGAACGTATCCTGCCGCAAACACTGTTTTCTTTCTGGTGGCATCCCTTCGCGGTAGAGGAGGGTGTCGACTACGACCAGGAAACCCCAACCTTGGTGGAGTTCACGATTGAGGATCGGGCGCCGGGCATTCTGCTGCGGGTGGTCGAATCCGGGTTCGATGCCGTGCCTGAGGCACGACGGCAGAAAGCCTTCAAAATGAATTCCCGTGGTTGGGACGAACAGATGGGCAACATCGAAAACTACCTGAGCCAGGCCCGCCAGGCTTGA
- a CDS encoding sigma-70 family RNA polymerase sigma factor, whose protein sequence is MSSTPAVSPTDLATLYRQQHRWLQQWLWRRLNCPQSAADLAQDTFLRLLAKNQPVEILAPRSFLAKVAQSVLSNHFRRQKLEKAYLQALALLPEESVPSAETHWILLETLMALDEVLSRLALPVRQAFLWSQLDGLSHGEIAERLGASVTTVKRYIVKAGAQCILLDSQR, encoded by the coding sequence ATGTCTTCGACTCCTGCGGTAAGCCCCACTGATCTGGCCACCCTGTACCGCCAACAACATCGCTGGTTGCAGCAATGGCTGTGGCGTCGCTTGAACTGCCCCCAGAGTGCCGCCGATCTGGCTCAGGACACCTTTCTGCGGCTGCTTGCAAAAAACCAGCCGGTTGAAATTCTGGCGCCGCGCAGTTTCCTGGCGAAGGTGGCGCAGAGTGTGCTGTCCAATCATTTCCGTCGGCAAAAGCTGGAAAAAGCCTACCTGCAAGCCCTGGCCCTGTTGCCGGAAGAGTCTGTGCCCAGCGCCGAAACCCATTGGATTCTGCTGGAAACCCTGATGGCCCTCGATGAAGTGCTCAGCCGCCTGGCCTTGCCGGTGCGCCAAGCATTCCTGTGGTCGCAGCTTGATGGTCTCAGTCACGGCGAGATTGCCGAGCGCCTCGGCGCCAGCGTTACCACGGTCAAGCGCTACATCGTCAAGGCGGGTGCGCAGTGCATCCTGCTGGACAGCCAACGTTGA
- a CDS encoding glutathione S-transferase, whose protein sequence is MYTLYGIDESGSCMIEIALQRCAVPWRRVDAASWAEGEGSDELARINPLKQVPTLVTADGQVLTESAAILIHLGLEYPASDLLAGNRAQIIRGLVYIAANCYSAIGIIDYPQRWLGNVNETVQAQLVTGTRRYLHQAWVVFADQFDEQLFAPNGVPNALGLMAAAVSRWDEAREALNGLAPSFAQSLAQVDADPIVAPVFARHWPEWKVS, encoded by the coding sequence ATGTACACGCTGTATGGCATCGACGAATCCGGCTCCTGCATGATCGAAATCGCCCTGCAACGCTGTGCAGTGCCGTGGCGACGGGTGGACGCGGCCTCCTGGGCGGAGGGTGAGGGCAGTGATGAACTGGCCCGGATCAACCCGCTCAAGCAGGTGCCCACCCTGGTCACCGCCGATGGCCAGGTGCTGACGGAAAGTGCCGCGATCCTGATCCACCTCGGCCTGGAATACCCCGCTTCGGACCTGCTGGCCGGCAACCGCGCGCAGATCATTCGCGGCCTGGTGTACATCGCGGCCAATTGCTATTCGGCCATCGGCATCATCGACTACCCGCAACGCTGGCTCGGCAACGTCAACGAAACCGTGCAGGCGCAACTGGTGACGGGCACCCGACGTTACCTGCACCAGGCCTGGGTGGTGTTCGCTGATCAATTCGACGAGCAATTGTTTGCGCCCAACGGCGTGCCGAACGCATTGGGCCTCATGGCGGCAGCGGTGTCGCGCTGGGATGAAGCGCGAGAGGCATTGAACGGTCTGGCGCCGAGCTTTGCCCAGAGCCTGGCGCAGGTGGATGCCGACCCCATCGTCGCCCCCGTATTTGCGCGGCATTGGCCCGAATGGAAGGTCTCATGA
- a CDS encoding TonB-dependent receptor — MPAPFAVPLRPTLLALCCSLSLSAHAATPATPQDANTGQEGNTLELGATNINADAPAPSALPPVYAGGQVARGGQLGVLGNQDIMDVPFSMASYTEKLIRDQQAETVGDVLLNDSSVRQASGFANQAQTFMIRGLPLNGDDISFNGLYGILPRQIISTDALERVEVFKGPNAFINGVTPGGSGIGGGVNLQPKRADDVPLRRFSTDISSDGRVGEHLDIGQRFGEDNRFGARVNLSQREGDTGIDDESQRSKLFAVGLDYRGDALRLSSDFVYQKQRINGGRNSVFLGTATHVPDAPSADTNYAPSWSSTNLEDTLGMLRAEYDLNDNWTAYAAAGAKHTREMGRYSSVTLTDNLGNATASGSTIAHEEDNSSVMGGLNGKFQTGPVSHRLNFGLAGIWTQARNAYVFASPRTLTNIYNPVTGAPPALNNPRNTPGTDFSDPTITAKTFVRSTAVSDTLGFFDDRLLVTVGARRQQIVVQGYNYMSGTRTANYDESITTPVYGLVFKPWEHVSFYANRIEGLAQGPTSPVNSGGRTVIGGGQPFAPARSKQIEAGVKVDMGTYGATLGVYRIEQPGAGYVQVIDATTARYVREGLQINKGVELNVFGEPVSGLRLLGGVTVMKTELKDTQNGANDGNRAIGVPSFQLNAGVDWDVPGLQGVTLNGRMLRTGGQYADAANNLSLPAWNRFDIGARYNFKVAQRDVTLGATVENVANEKYWESAQGGFLSQGDPRVAKLSASVDF; from the coding sequence ATGCCCGCCCCATTCGCCGTGCCATTGCGCCCAACCCTGCTCGCCCTGTGCTGCTCACTGAGCCTCAGCGCTCACGCTGCAACCCCAGCCACCCCGCAGGATGCGAACACCGGCCAGGAAGGCAACACGCTGGAACTGGGCGCCACCAACATCAACGCCGATGCCCCCGCGCCAAGCGCCCTGCCCCCTGTATATGCGGGTGGCCAAGTGGCACGCGGCGGTCAATTGGGTGTGCTGGGCAACCAGGACATCATGGACGTGCCGTTCAGCATGGCCTCCTACACCGAGAAACTGATTCGCGACCAGCAGGCCGAAACCGTCGGCGATGTGCTGCTCAATGATTCGTCCGTGCGCCAGGCGTCGGGGTTTGCCAACCAGGCGCAGACCTTCATGATCCGAGGCCTGCCACTGAATGGCGACGACATTTCCTTCAACGGCTTGTACGGCATCCTGCCGCGCCAGATCATCTCCACCGACGCCCTGGAGCGCGTGGAAGTGTTCAAGGGCCCCAATGCCTTCATCAACGGCGTGACGCCCGGCGGCTCGGGGATCGGCGGTGGTGTGAACCTGCAACCCAAGCGTGCCGATGATGTGCCGTTGCGTCGGTTCAGCACCGATATCAGCAGTGATGGCCGGGTGGGCGAACACTTGGATATTGGCCAGCGCTTCGGTGAAGACAACCGTTTTGGCGCACGGGTGAACCTGTCCCAGCGCGAAGGCGATACCGGTATCGATGATGAAAGCCAGCGCTCGAAGCTGTTTGCCGTCGGCCTGGACTACCGTGGCGATGCGTTGCGCTTGTCGAGTGACTTTGTGTACCAAAAGCAGCGCATCAACGGCGGGCGTAACTCGGTCTTCCTGGGCACCGCCACCCATGTCCCGGATGCACCGTCGGCCGACACCAACTACGCGCCGAGCTGGAGCAGCACCAACCTTGAGGACACCCTGGGGATGCTGCGCGCAGAGTATGACTTGAACGACAACTGGACGGCCTATGCGGCGGCAGGCGCCAAGCACACCCGCGAAATGGGGCGCTACTCGTCGGTGACCCTGACCGATAACCTGGGCAATGCCACCGCCAGCGGTTCGACCATCGCCCATGAAGAAGACAACAGCAGCGTCATGGGCGGCCTGAACGGCAAGTTCCAGACCGGCCCTGTGAGCCATCGACTCAACTTCGGCTTGGCCGGCATCTGGACCCAGGCGCGCAACGCTTATGTGTTCGCCAGCCCACGCACCCTCACCAATATCTACAACCCTGTGACCGGTGCGCCACCGGCCCTGAACAACCCACGCAATACACCGGGCACCGACTTCAGCGACCCGACCATCACCGCCAAGACCTTCGTGCGCAGTACGGCTGTGTCCGACACGCTGGGGTTCTTCGATGACCGCCTGCTAGTGACGGTCGGTGCACGCCGCCAGCAGATCGTGGTGCAGGGCTACAACTACATGAGCGGCACCCGCACGGCGAACTATGACGAGTCGATCACCACGCCGGTCTACGGCCTGGTCTTCAAGCCGTGGGAGCATGTCTCCTTCTATGCCAACCGCATCGAAGGTTTGGCCCAAGGCCCGACGTCGCCGGTCAATTCCGGGGGCAGGACGGTGATTGGCGGCGGCCAACCCTTTGCACCGGCCCGCTCCAAGCAAATCGAAGCAGGCGTCAAGGTTGATATGGGCACCTATGGGGCAACACTGGGTGTTTACCGTATCGAACAACCGGGGGCCGGTTACGTTCAGGTCATCGATGCAACGACAGCGCGTTATGTCCGCGAAGGCCTGCAAATCAACAAAGGCGTGGAACTGAACGTCTTCGGCGAACCGGTCAGCGGCCTGCGTCTGCTGGGCGGTGTGACGGTGATGAAGACCGAACTCAAGGACACGCAAAACGGCGCCAACGATGGTAACCGCGCCATCGGCGTGCCTTCGTTCCAGCTCAATGCCGGCGTGGATTGGGATGTGCCCGGCCTGCAAGGTGTAACCCTCAACGGTCGCATGTTGCGCACCGGTGGGCAGTACGCCGACGCCGCGAACAACCTGAGCCTGCCCGCATGGAACCGCTTCGATATCGGCGCGCGCTACAACTTCAAGGTGGCCCAGCGTGATGTCACCCTCGGCGCCACCGTGGAGAACGTCGCCAACGAAAAGTACTGGGAATCGGCCCAGGGCGGTTTCCTGAGCCAAGGCGATCCGCGTGTCGCCAAGCTGTCGGCCAGCGTGGACTTCTAA
- a CDS encoding DUF4174 domain-containing protein, with amino-acid sequence MLIRSLTLATLMAFTGPLLAADDINPLKQDLGKARPLVVVELDSGNNTLATLKKQLDEPATKQSFEERNMVFYTVKFGSIGAEGEKFAKDPKDNKKLTPPETNALIRALKLGAGSGTKVILVGKDGEKKVEKTVPPDTLDLKEFFSAIDQMPMAEKETAAPAEPEPAATAPAAKPGAKAGKPAKHAAPQPLDD; translated from the coding sequence ATGCTCATCCGGTCGCTGACCCTGGCTACCTTGATGGCTTTTACGGGGCCGCTGTTGGCTGCTGATGATATCAACCCGCTCAAGCAAGACTTGGGCAAGGCCCGGCCGCTGGTGGTGGTGGAGCTTGATTCCGGCAACAACACCTTGGCGACCCTCAAGAAACAGTTGGACGAGCCTGCAACCAAGCAGTCCTTTGAAGAACGCAACATGGTGTTCTACACCGTGAAGTTCGGCAGTATCGGCGCCGAAGGCGAGAAGTTCGCCAAGGACCCCAAGGACAATAAAAAGCTCACGCCTCCGGAAACGAATGCACTGATCCGTGCCCTCAAGCTGGGTGCCGGCAGTGGCACCAAAGTGATCCTGGTGGGCAAGGACGGCGAGAAGAAAGTCGAGAAAACCGTACCGCCGGATACCCTCGACCTGAAGGAATTCTTCAGCGCCATCGACCAGATGCCGATGGCCGAGAAAGAAACCGCCGCTCCCGCCGAGCCTGAACCGGCAGCCACTGCTCCGGCGGCGAAACCCGGCGCCAAGGCCGGCAAACCCGCCAAGCACGCAGCCCCGCAACCGCTGGACGATTGA
- a CDS encoding DNA polymerase II, giving the protein MDLQQGFVLTRHWRDTPAGTEVSFWLATEQGPRFVRLPVQTSVMFIPEAHRKPLDWLLKGERDIDLRPLQLCDFHHRPVLGLYTRQHRQAMDVEKRLRAAGVDVYEGDVRPPERYMMERFITAPVWFGGTPDANGVLCDAQMKPAPDYRPPLKLVSLDIETTAQGDLYSIALEGCGERQVYMLGPPNKTDAVDFKLDYCDTRAQLLERLNQWLALHDPDAIIGWNVVQFDLRVLHEHAQRLNVPLMLGRGEEPMAWREHGSRNHYFAAAAGRLIIDGIEALRSATWSFESFSLENVAQTLLGEGKDISTPYQRMDEINRMFAEDKPALARYNLKDCELVTRIFEKTELLKFLLERASVTGLPADRNGGSVAAFTHLYMPLMHRQGFVAPNLGDKPPQASPGGFVMDSRPGLYESVLVLDYKSLYPSIIRSFLIDPVGLIEGLKYPDDSDSVEGFRGARFSRTRHCLPSIVERVSEGREEAKREHNAPLSQALKIIMNAFYGVLGSSGCRFFDTRLASSITMRGHQIMRQTRELVEAQGYEVIYGDTDSTFVWLGSAHSQEDASRIGRALVQHVNDWWREHLLTAFGLQSALELQYETHFTRFLMPTIRGAEEGSKKRYAGLVVRSDGSEDMVYKGLETVRSDWSPLARRFQQELYQRIFHRQPHQDYIRDYVRRTLSGEFDELLIYRKRLRRRLDDYERNVPPHVRAARLADEYNDRLNRPRQYQRGGWISYVISVNGPEPLEVRQAPIDYDHYVTRQLQPVADAILPFVNDDFSTLVGGQMGLF; this is encoded by the coding sequence GTGGATTTACAGCAGGGTTTTGTCCTGACCCGGCATTGGCGCGATACCCCGGCGGGCACGGAGGTCAGCTTCTGGCTGGCCACCGAACAGGGCCCGAGGTTTGTCCGCCTACCCGTGCAGACCTCGGTGATGTTCATCCCTGAGGCTCATCGCAAGCCGCTGGATTGGCTGCTCAAGGGCGAGCGCGATATCGACTTGCGCCCGTTGCAGCTGTGCGATTTCCATCACCGCCCCGTCCTCGGCCTGTACACCCGCCAGCACCGCCAGGCGATGGACGTGGAAAAACGCCTGCGTGCGGCGGGCGTCGACGTCTACGAAGGCGACGTGCGCCCGCCCGAACGCTACATGATGGAGCGTTTCATCACCGCCCCGGTGTGGTTCGGCGGCACGCCCGACGCCAACGGCGTACTGTGCGACGCACAGATGAAACCCGCGCCCGACTACCGTCCGCCGCTGAAACTGGTGTCCCTCGACATCGAGACCACCGCCCAGGGCGATCTCTATTCCATCGCCCTCGAAGGCTGCGGCGAGCGCCAGGTGTACATGCTTGGCCCGCCGAACAAAACCGACGCCGTGGACTTCAAGCTCGACTATTGCGACACCCGTGCCCAACTGCTCGAACGCCTCAACCAGTGGCTGGCGCTGCACGACCCCGATGCGATCATCGGCTGGAACGTGGTGCAGTTCGACCTGCGCGTGCTGCACGAACATGCCCAGCGCCTCAATGTGCCGCTCATGCTCGGCCGGGGCGAAGAACCGATGGCCTGGCGCGAACACGGCAGCCGCAATCATTACTTTGCCGCCGCAGCGGGGCGCTTGATCATTGATGGCATCGAAGCCCTGCGTTCGGCCACCTGGAGCTTCGAATCCTTCAGCCTGGAGAACGTCGCGCAAACCCTGCTGGGCGAAGGCAAGGACATTTCCACGCCGTACCAGCGCATGGACGAGATCAACCGCATGTTCGCCGAGGACAAGCCCGCCCTGGCGCGCTACAACCTCAAGGACTGCGAGCTGGTCACGCGGATTTTCGAGAAGACCGAACTGCTCAAGTTCCTGCTGGAGCGCGCTAGCGTCACCGGCTTGCCGGCCGACCGCAACGGCGGCTCCGTCGCCGCGTTCACCCATTTGTACATGCCGTTGATGCATCGCCAGGGCTTCGTCGCGCCGAACCTGGGCGACAAACCGCCCCAGGCCAGCCCCGGCGGATTTGTCATGGACTCACGCCCTGGGCTTTACGAATCGGTGTTGGTGCTCGACTACAAAAGCCTCTACCCGTCGATCATCCGCAGTTTCCTGATCGACCCGGTGGGTCTCATCGAAGGCCTCAAGTACCCCGACGACAGTGACTCGGTAGAAGGCTTTCGCGGCGCACGGTTTTCCCGCACCCGGCATTGTCTGCCGTCCATTGTCGAGCGGGTTTCCGAAGGCCGCGAGGAGGCCAAGCGCGAACACAACGCGCCGCTGTCCCAGGCCCTGAAAATCATCATGAACGCCTTCTACGGCGTACTCGGCTCCAGCGGCTGCCGCTTCTTCGATACACGCTTGGCCTCGTCGATCACGATGCGTGGCCACCAGATCATGCGCCAGACCCGCGAACTGGTCGAAGCCCAAGGTTATGAGGTGATCTACGGCGACACCGACTCCACCTTCGTGTGGCTCGGCAGCGCGCATTCCCAGGAGGACGCCAGCCGTATCGGCAGGGCCTTGGTGCAGCACGTCAACGATTGGTGGCGCGAGCACCTGCTCACCGCGTTCGGCCTGCAAAGCGCCCTGGAGTTGCAGTACGAAACCCACTTCACGCGGTTCCTCATGCCGACCATCCGTGGCGCGGAGGAGGGCAGCAAGAAACGCTATGCCGGTCTGGTGGTGCGCAGCGATGGCAGCGAAGACATGGTCTACAAAGGCCTGGAAACCGTGCGCAGCGACTGGTCGCCCCTGGCCCGTCGATTCCAGCAGGAACTCTACCAGCGCATCTTCCATCGCCAGCCCCACCAGGACTACATCCGCGACTACGTACGCCGTACCCTCAGTGGCGAATTCGATGAATTGCTGATCTACCGCAAGCGCCTGCGCCGCCGGCTGGACGACTACGAGCGCAACGTGCCACCCCATGTGCGCGCCGCGCGTCTGGCCGATGAGTACAACGACCGCCTGAACCGCCCGCGCCAGTACCAGCGCGGTGGCTGGATCAGCTACGTGATCAGCGTCAACGGCCCGGAACCGCTGGAAGTGCGGCAAGCGCCCATCGATTACGACCACTACGTCACCCGGCAATTACAGCCGGTGGCGGATGCGATCCTGCCGTTCGTGAATGACGATTTCAGCACCCTGGTGGGCGGTCAGATGGGCCTGTTTTAA